Proteins encoded by one window of Roseibium sp. Sym1:
- a CDS encoding DUF7146 domain-containing protein, protein MSRVEASDLAVRLARAAEAVCRHYLPAGQKSGRYWLVGDVHGSPGRSMFVRLKGPDRGKGATGKWTDAATGEHGDLLDVIRESCGFSDFRDVAEEARRFLSLPRPEPEKRSRQLSSVPSGSAAAARRLFAMSQPIAGTLVETYLRNRGITALHATASLRFHPTCYYRLEGGGSTRQLPAMVATVTDLGGRQTGAHRTWLAADGSCKADIETPRRAMGDLLGHGVRFGVAQDVLAAGEGIETVLSARSAGVELPVLAALSAAHLAAILFPKSLRRLYVLRDRDPAGEGARKVLLARAAEAGIEALALTPRLGDFNDDLRRDGIDTLRERLRLQLHPEDVARFLAA, encoded by the coding sequence ATGTCCCGTGTTGAGGCTTCCGATCTGGCGGTGCGTCTTGCGAGAGCGGCCGAAGCGGTGTGCCGCCACTACCTGCCAGCCGGCCAAAAATCCGGCCGCTACTGGCTGGTGGGGGATGTACACGGTTCGCCGGGCCGGTCGATGTTTGTCCGGCTCAAGGGACCGGATCGTGGCAAGGGCGCTACTGGAAAATGGACAGATGCCGCGACGGGCGAACATGGCGATCTGCTCGATGTCATCCGCGAAAGCTGTGGGTTCTCCGACTTTCGCGATGTCGCCGAGGAAGCGCGGCGGTTTCTGAGCCTGCCTCGTCCTGAGCCCGAGAAACGGTCCAGACAACTGTCGTCGGTTCCATCCGGTTCTGCCGCGGCCGCAAGGCGGCTCTTTGCCATGTCGCAGCCGATCGCCGGAACACTCGTGGAAACGTATCTCCGTAATCGCGGCATTACGGCTTTGCACGCAACCGCAAGCCTGCGCTTCCATCCAACATGCTACTACCGGCTGGAAGGCGGCGGCTCGACCAGACAGCTTCCGGCGATGGTTGCCACCGTCACCGATCTCGGCGGGCGTCAGACCGGCGCGCATCGCACCTGGCTCGCGGCGGACGGCTCTTGCAAGGCGGACATCGAGACACCGAGGCGGGCGATGGGAGACTTGCTCGGTCACGGGGTGCGGTTTGGAGTGGCGCAAGATGTTCTCGCCGCCGGCGAGGGGATCGAGACTGTGCTGTCGGCTCGCTCCGCCGGTGTCGAACTGCCGGTGCTGGCGGCGCTCTCGGCGGCCCATCTCGCCGCCATCCTGTTCCCCAAGAGTCTCCGGCGGCTCTATGTCCTGCGTGACCGCGATCCGGCAGGTGAGGGCGCGCGGAAGGTTCTTTTGGCCAGAGCCGCCGAGGCCGGGATCGAGGCACTGGCGCTGACGCCGCGGCTAGGCGACTTCAATGACGATTTGAGGCGCGACGGCATTGACACCCTCCGGGAACGGTTGCGGCTTCAGCTCCATCCCGAGGACGTGGCACGCTTTCTGGCGGCGTGA
- a CDS encoding DUF2493 domain-containing protein, protein MTFSNDTAANEPVHSSSQTGHALTELQLYGWRPFEDEPDPRPLPEDSMVSSAVTDIFDALIATLGDTRLEPELDELLWGTVNLFHRATTRTERALDDNEQAQRRLQREQDGSEVKSVELERLTAEGQSLIERRNALELFRDLAVEGFERHQGKPWQPRNGSRVSHRNLTSAMIDSRDFLAAKRRAEAEMLLPQGPKVAITGGVDFNDHRLIWARLDQVHAKHPDMVLLHGGSPKGAELIASCWADHRKVPQVAFRPDWAKHAKAAPFKRNDAMLDALPIGVLVFPGTGIQENLADKARKLGIPVLKYEGGA, encoded by the coding sequence ATGACCTTTTCAAACGATACGGCAGCCAATGAGCCGGTCCACAGCTCCTCTCAGACCGGTCACGCCCTCACCGAACTCCAGCTTTACGGCTGGCGTCCGTTCGAAGACGAACCCGATCCGAGGCCGCTTCCTGAGGACAGTATGGTCTCCAGCGCGGTCACCGACATCTTCGACGCCCTGATCGCGACACTCGGCGATACACGTCTTGAACCCGAACTCGACGAATTGCTCTGGGGCACGGTCAATCTCTTCCACCGCGCCACGACGCGCACCGAACGGGCACTCGATGACAACGAGCAGGCGCAGCGCCGGCTGCAGCGGGAACAGGACGGCTCGGAGGTGAAGTCCGTCGAGCTGGAGCGCCTGACGGCCGAGGGGCAGAGCCTGATCGAGCGCAGGAACGCGTTGGAGCTCTTCCGGGACCTCGCCGTCGAAGGCTTCGAGCGCCATCAGGGCAAGCCCTGGCAGCCCCGCAATGGTTCGCGTGTCAGTCATCGCAACCTCACCTCGGCGATGATCGACAGCCGGGATTTCCTGGCCGCGAAACGCCGGGCCGAAGCCGAGATGCTCCTGCCGCAGGGGCCGAAGGTCGCCATCACCGGCGGTGTTGACTTCAACGACCACCGCCTGATCTGGGCAAGGCTCGATCAGGTCCACGCCAAGCACCCTGACATGGTGCTGCTGCATGGCGGATCGCCGAAAGGCGCTGAGCTCATTGCCTCCTGTTGGGCGGACCATCGCAAGGTGCCGCAGGTGGCCTTCCGCCCCGACTGGGCCAAACATGCTAAGGCAGCACCCTTCAAGCGCAACGACGCAATGCTGGACGCGCTTCCGATCGGAGTCCTGGTCTTCCCCGGCACGGGCATCCAGGAAAACCTCGCCGACAAGGCCCGCAAGCTCGGTATCCCGGTCCTGAAATACGAGGGTGGCGCGTAA
- a CDS encoding single-stranded DNA-binding protein, with product MQNIVILAGNIGQAPETRTTQSGTSITHFTLATSRPRYSEGKVIRDAEGHRVQDTEWHRITCFNGLGKTVQEYCEKGMKVLVRGRIHYTKWTDQAGVDRYGCEIIAETVDFLSRAKQTETEDGTPDDQDEIPF from the coding sequence ATGCAGAACATCGTCATCCTCGCCGGCAACATCGGTCAGGCCCCGGAAACCCGCACCACCCAGAGCGGCACCTCCATCACCCATTTCACCCTTGCCACCTCGCGCCCGCGCTACTCCGAAGGCAAGGTGATCCGCGACGCAGAAGGGCATCGCGTCCAGGACACCGAATGGCACCGCATCACCTGCTTCAACGGCCTCGGCAAGACGGTTCAGGAGTATTGCGAGAAGGGCATGAAGGTCCTGGTTCGGGGCCGCATCCACTACACCAAGTGGACCGATCAGGCGGGTGTCGACCGCTACGGCTGCGAGATCATCGCCGAGACGGTCGATTTCCTGAGCCGCGCCAAGCAGACCGAGACCGAGGACGGCACACCTGATGACCAGGACGAGATCCCGTTTTGA